Proteins encoded in a region of the Xylocopa sonorina isolate GNS202 chromosome 11, iyXylSono1_principal, whole genome shotgun sequence genome:
- the Mep-1 gene encoding zinc finger protein MEP-1 isoform X2: MEGTLEEPPVKDSSQTSPDKILKDLIPNGINGNYNVKEDFIDADTDTSKLASKEISSAVSGEREASGKEDDDEDKHRMDVEIEEPGLESENSEQNGIAQSRSKGSDMSESENDSKMSKSSEGVSETDNFSEVSKTDDKCKNTSLDAMEIDEQSNNSDVECLDESVTEIHFDNDDVFTMKNSTLNDNKNLSGSSDIQLNDSSEIADSSFDTSDVKICEENGSCGSPDIEEITDSAKNGHNTSPERANKDLKQRKSRKQVDLSSITPRRSSRNIKRTSYIEKEVEEEVEDDGSDIEEIKMEDPLAGIDCKDKENSKLKSPVKSSGKTTIVVNDTKRLVEIAAGSKSVKGGKKEPTLVIIDTNSILSGRGGVPVSSSKSHHNVSGTSSFSVVPMGMTTQTMYPNMRTTITPVPMTSKTAQLSPKTTSMTTVTPTVTPPILPTLTDDMFVVEAPSFIVPYVYEKPPLKPLKEFVTKLEKCLEEQEREESRSVEDKGEECEEDSLDMSQKNKDKSDESENEGSSKSKKDGEDRGDNSLDIAEPGFSSISDKQDIRQDDRNKILTYFDLPLGKFFMQIGMNLVQEYVQTDLLRTQKRKQGKGSTSAETQIAINSLIKNLEFSKENNEPFHLELKKCEFCNFKTESTLVMQHHLETPHMRNYVYKCNFCPIEVRSPHDILFHMEAEHNTRGRLERGPAFHQCPNCPFEDNQKGKLTRHILACTKKFRPEKNLEPAADWEPPAKIPRLNRTRPVGPANPSALAMAMGSKGPQPLLPKLLPAPITGRGRGRPPMQPRYSDLKTLRPGGTTIRQDNVAGMMYRPTSSGLLVPTSYQFGSNQIFQNTTASSKNPTAKLLSQPSISITPLPRTTSQTSIPGSGTSSKSGGKTTFVICEICDGYIKDLEQLRNHMQWIHKVKIHPKMIYNRPPLNCQKCQFRFFTDQGLERHLLGSHGLVTSSMQEAANRGKDAGRCPACGRVYQWKLLNHVARDHGMTLKPAHLSYKCTVCTATFGMYKQFENHVYSAHSVVAKRVMDKKNTPSSPSSRSNDSLLKPLKINDEITIIPQPAKPTTRSGTSQGRGK; this comes from the exons ATGGAAGGCACATTGGAAGAACCCCCTGTTAAGGACTCATCTCAGACCAGTCCTGATAAGATTCTTAAAG ATCTGATTCCAAATGGGATTAATGGAAATTATAATGTCAAAGAAGATTTCATTGATGCCGATACTGATACATCTAAACTTGCGTCGAAAGAAATTAGTAGTGCAGTAAGCGGGGAGAGGGAAGCAAGCGGGAAAGAAGATGACGACGAGGACAAACATAGAATGGATGTTGAAATTGAAGAACCAGGTTTAGAATCTGAGAATAGTGAACAAAATGGGATAGCTCAGAGTAGAAGTAAAGGGAGTGACATGTCAGAGTCGGAGAATGATTCAAAAATGTCTAAATCGTCAGAGGGTGTCAGTGAGACGGACAATTTTAGTGAAGTGTCTAAGACTGATGATAAGTGTAAAAACACATCGTTGGATGCTATGGAAATTGACGAGCAGAGTAATAACTCAGACGTAGAATGTCTTGATGAAAGTGTAACAGAGATACACTTTGATAACGATGATGTGTTCACTATGAAAAATTCTACTCTTAACGATAATAAAAATTTATCGGGCAGTAGTGATATACAGCTTAACGATAGTAGCGAAATTGCCGATAGTAGTTTCGATACATCTGACGTGAAGATCTGTGAAGAGAATGGGAGTTGCGGTAGTCccgatatcgaagaaataactGACAGTGCAAAGAATGGACATAATACATCACCAGAACGTGCTAATAAAGACCTGAAGCAAAGAAAATCGAGAAAGCAAGTAGATCTTAGTAGTATTACACCAAGAAGGAGTTCTCGTAACATAAAGAGGACCAGTTACATAGAAAAAGAAGTAGAAGAGGAAGTAGAGGACGATGGATCGGACATTGAGGAAATTAAGATGGAAGATCCTTTGGCTGGCATCGATTGTAAAGACAAAGAGAATTCTAAACTCAAATCACCAGTGAAGAGCAGTGGTAAAACAACTATTGTAGTTAACGATACGAAACGGCTGGTAGAAATAGCCGCTGGCAGTAAATCTGTAAAGGGAGGAAAGAAAGAACCTACTTTAGTTATTATAGACACAAATTCTATACTTTCTGGGCGTGGCGGTGTTCCTGTGAGTAGCAGTAAATCTCATCACAACGTTTCCGGTACTAGTTCATTTTCAGTAGTTCCAATGGGTATGACAACGCAAACTATGTATCCTAATATGAGAACAACTATTACACCAGTGCCGATGACTTCGAAAACTGCACAGTTAAGCCCTAAGACTACCAGTATGACTACAGTAACTCCAACAGTAACACCTCCTATATTACCAACTTTAACCGATGACATGTTCGTAGTAGAAGCACCATCTTTTATAGTACCGTACGTATATGAGAAACCACCTCTAAAACCATTGAAAGAGTTTGTCACAAAATTAGAAAAATGCTTAGAAGAACAAGAAAGGGAAGAAAGCAGGAGTGTGGAAGATAAGGGTGAAGAGTGTGAAGAGGATTCGCTAGATATGAGTCAGAAAAATAAAGATAAAAGTGATGAAAGTGAAAATGAAGGAAGTTCTAAGAGTAAGAAAGATGGCGAAGACAGAGGTGATAATTCATTAGACATAGCCGAACCTGGATTCAGTAGTATAAGTGATAAACAAGATATAAGGCAAGATGATAGGAATAAAATACTGACATATTTTGATTTACCATTGGGAAAATTTTTCATGCAAATTGGAATGAATCTTGTACAAGAATACGTACAAACTGATCTTTTACGGACTCAAAAGCGTAAACAAGGCAAAGGTAGCACATCGGCAGAGACTCAAATAGCTATAAATTCACTCATTAAGAATTTAGAATTTAGTAAAGAAAATAATGAACCATTCCATTTAGAACTGAAGAAATGTGAGTTCTGTAATTTTAAAACAGAATCAACCTTAGTCATGCAGCATCATTTGGAGACACCGCATATGCGTAATTACGTTTACAAGTGTAACTTTTGCCCGATCGAAGTGCGAAGCCCTCATGACATCTTGTTCCACATGGAAGCAGAACATAATACTCGCGGGAGGTTGGAACGTGGTCCAGCTTTTCATCAATGCCCCAATTGTCCATTCGAGGATAACCAGAAAGGCAAATTAACTCGACATATACTTGCTTGTACCAAGAAGTTCAGACCTGAGAAGAATTTAGAACCAGCCGCTGATTGGGAACCACCGGCAAAGATTCCAAGATTAAACCGAACGAGGCCCGTTGGTCCTGCAAATCCTAGCGCACTTGCAATGGCAATGGGTAGTAAAGGACCTCAGCCGCTTTTACCAAAATTGCTACCTGCTCCAATTACTGGCCGCGGAAGAGGACGACCACCTATGCAGCCGAGATATTCAGATTTGAAAACATTACGGCCAGGTGGTACAACAATACGACAGG ATAATGTTGCAGGAATGATGTATCGTCCAACATCGTCCGGTTTATTGGTCCCTACTTCGTACCAATTCGGTAGTAACCAAATATTCCAG AACACAACAGCAAGTTCCAAAAATCCCACAGCAAAATTATTAAGTCAACCAAGTATATCTATAACACCATTACCGCGTACAACATCTCAAACCTCTATTCCTGGTTCTGGAACATCATCAAAGTCTGGTGGAAAAACCACATTTGTTATATGTGAAATCTGCGATGGTTATATCAAG GATTTGGAGCAATTGCGGAATCATATGCAATGGATTCACAAAGTAAAAATACATCCAAAGATGATTTACAATAGACCTCCATTGAATTGCCAAAAATGTCAGTTCCGATTTTTCACAGATCAG GGTCTCGAAAGACATTTACTTGGCTCCCATGGTTTGGTTACATCTAGCATGCAGGAAGCTGCAAACAGAGGAAAAGATGCAGGTCGTTGTCCCGCTTGCGGCAGG GTATATCAATGGAAATTACTAAATCATGTTGCGCGAGATCATGGAATGACATTAAAACCAGCGCATCTATCTTATAAATGTACAGTTTGCACTGCCACGTTTGGAATGTATAAGCAGTTTGAGAATCACGTATACTCAGCACATAGTGTCGTAGCTAAAAGAGTAATGGATAAGAAGAATACACCTTCATCTCCATCGTCCAGATCCAATGACTCCCTTCTAAAACCATTGAAGATCAATGATGAGATCACGATTATTCCACAACCAGCAAAACCTACAACCAGGTCGGGTACATCTCAAGGCAGAGGAAAATAG
- the Mep-1 gene encoding zinc finger protein MEP-1 isoform X1, producing MEGTLEEPPVKDSSQTSPDKILKDLIPNGINGNYNVKEDFIDADTDTSKLASKEISSAVSGEREASGKEDDDEDKHRMDVEIEEPGLESENSEQNGIAQSRSKGSDMSESENDSKMSKSSEGVSETDNFSEVSKTDDKCKNTSLDAMEIDEQSNNSDVECLDESVTEIHFDNDDVFTMKNSTLNDNKNLSGSSDIQLNDSSEIADSSFDTSDVKICEENGSCGSPDIEEITDSAKNGHNTSPERANKDLKQRKSRKQVDLSSITPRRSSRNIKRTSYIEKEVEEEVEDDGSDIEEIKMEDPLAGIDCKDKENSKLKSPVKSSGKTTIVVNDTKRLVEIAAGSKSVKGGKKEPTLVIIDTNSILSGRGGVPVSSSKSHHNVSGTSSFSVVPMGMTTQTMYPNMRTTITPVPMTSKTAQLSPKTTSMTTVTPTVTPPILPTLTDDMFVVEAPSFIVPYVYEKPPLKPLKEFVTKLEKCLEEQEREESRSVEDKGEECEEDSLDMSQKNKDKSDESENEGSSKSKKDGEDRGDNSLDIAEPGFSSISDKQDIRQDDRNKILTYFDLPLGKFFMQIGMNLVQEYVQTDLLRTQKRKQGKGSTSAETQIAINSLIKNLEFSKENNEPFHLELKKCEFCNFKTESTLVMQHHLETPHMRNYVYKCNFCPIEVRSPHDILFHMEAEHNTRGRLERGPAFHQCPNCPFEDNQKGKLTRHILACTKKFRPEKNLEPAADWEPPAKIPRLNRTRPVGPANPSALAMAMGSKGPQPLLPKLLPAPITGRGRGRPPMQPRYSDLKTLRPGGTTIRQDNVAGMMYRPTSSGLLVPTSYQFGSNQIFQVVGGSGTVMSAVSGVSSSSGGSSGQPTPIALVPNVIDSLSRFSSSQNTTASSKNPTAKLLSQPSISITPLPRTTSQTSIPGSGTSSKSGGKTTFVICEICDGYIKDLEQLRNHMQWIHKVKIHPKMIYNRPPLNCQKCQFRFFTDQGLERHLLGSHGLVTSSMQEAANRGKDAGRCPACGRVYQWKLLNHVARDHGMTLKPAHLSYKCTVCTATFGMYKQFENHVYSAHSVVAKRVMDKKNTPSSPSSRSNDSLLKPLKINDEITIIPQPAKPTTRSGTSQGRGK from the exons ATGGAAGGCACATTGGAAGAACCCCCTGTTAAGGACTCATCTCAGACCAGTCCTGATAAGATTCTTAAAG ATCTGATTCCAAATGGGATTAATGGAAATTATAATGTCAAAGAAGATTTCATTGATGCCGATACTGATACATCTAAACTTGCGTCGAAAGAAATTAGTAGTGCAGTAAGCGGGGAGAGGGAAGCAAGCGGGAAAGAAGATGACGACGAGGACAAACATAGAATGGATGTTGAAATTGAAGAACCAGGTTTAGAATCTGAGAATAGTGAACAAAATGGGATAGCTCAGAGTAGAAGTAAAGGGAGTGACATGTCAGAGTCGGAGAATGATTCAAAAATGTCTAAATCGTCAGAGGGTGTCAGTGAGACGGACAATTTTAGTGAAGTGTCTAAGACTGATGATAAGTGTAAAAACACATCGTTGGATGCTATGGAAATTGACGAGCAGAGTAATAACTCAGACGTAGAATGTCTTGATGAAAGTGTAACAGAGATACACTTTGATAACGATGATGTGTTCACTATGAAAAATTCTACTCTTAACGATAATAAAAATTTATCGGGCAGTAGTGATATACAGCTTAACGATAGTAGCGAAATTGCCGATAGTAGTTTCGATACATCTGACGTGAAGATCTGTGAAGAGAATGGGAGTTGCGGTAGTCccgatatcgaagaaataactGACAGTGCAAAGAATGGACATAATACATCACCAGAACGTGCTAATAAAGACCTGAAGCAAAGAAAATCGAGAAAGCAAGTAGATCTTAGTAGTATTACACCAAGAAGGAGTTCTCGTAACATAAAGAGGACCAGTTACATAGAAAAAGAAGTAGAAGAGGAAGTAGAGGACGATGGATCGGACATTGAGGAAATTAAGATGGAAGATCCTTTGGCTGGCATCGATTGTAAAGACAAAGAGAATTCTAAACTCAAATCACCAGTGAAGAGCAGTGGTAAAACAACTATTGTAGTTAACGATACGAAACGGCTGGTAGAAATAGCCGCTGGCAGTAAATCTGTAAAGGGAGGAAAGAAAGAACCTACTTTAGTTATTATAGACACAAATTCTATACTTTCTGGGCGTGGCGGTGTTCCTGTGAGTAGCAGTAAATCTCATCACAACGTTTCCGGTACTAGTTCATTTTCAGTAGTTCCAATGGGTATGACAACGCAAACTATGTATCCTAATATGAGAACAACTATTACACCAGTGCCGATGACTTCGAAAACTGCACAGTTAAGCCCTAAGACTACCAGTATGACTACAGTAACTCCAACAGTAACACCTCCTATATTACCAACTTTAACCGATGACATGTTCGTAGTAGAAGCACCATCTTTTATAGTACCGTACGTATATGAGAAACCACCTCTAAAACCATTGAAAGAGTTTGTCACAAAATTAGAAAAATGCTTAGAAGAACAAGAAAGGGAAGAAAGCAGGAGTGTGGAAGATAAGGGTGAAGAGTGTGAAGAGGATTCGCTAGATATGAGTCAGAAAAATAAAGATAAAAGTGATGAAAGTGAAAATGAAGGAAGTTCTAAGAGTAAGAAAGATGGCGAAGACAGAGGTGATAATTCATTAGACATAGCCGAACCTGGATTCAGTAGTATAAGTGATAAACAAGATATAAGGCAAGATGATAGGAATAAAATACTGACATATTTTGATTTACCATTGGGAAAATTTTTCATGCAAATTGGAATGAATCTTGTACAAGAATACGTACAAACTGATCTTTTACGGACTCAAAAGCGTAAACAAGGCAAAGGTAGCACATCGGCAGAGACTCAAATAGCTATAAATTCACTCATTAAGAATTTAGAATTTAGTAAAGAAAATAATGAACCATTCCATTTAGAACTGAAGAAATGTGAGTTCTGTAATTTTAAAACAGAATCAACCTTAGTCATGCAGCATCATTTGGAGACACCGCATATGCGTAATTACGTTTACAAGTGTAACTTTTGCCCGATCGAAGTGCGAAGCCCTCATGACATCTTGTTCCACATGGAAGCAGAACATAATACTCGCGGGAGGTTGGAACGTGGTCCAGCTTTTCATCAATGCCCCAATTGTCCATTCGAGGATAACCAGAAAGGCAAATTAACTCGACATATACTTGCTTGTACCAAGAAGTTCAGACCTGAGAAGAATTTAGAACCAGCCGCTGATTGGGAACCACCGGCAAAGATTCCAAGATTAAACCGAACGAGGCCCGTTGGTCCTGCAAATCCTAGCGCACTTGCAATGGCAATGGGTAGTAAAGGACCTCAGCCGCTTTTACCAAAATTGCTACCTGCTCCAATTACTGGCCGCGGAAGAGGACGACCACCTATGCAGCCGAGATATTCAGATTTGAAAACATTACGGCCAGGTGGTACAACAATACGACAGG ATAATGTTGCAGGAATGATGTATCGTCCAACATCGTCCGGTTTATTGGTCCCTACTTCGTACCAATTCGGTAGTAACCAAATATTCCAG GTGGTGGGTGGCTCTGGGACTGTCATGTCGGCTGTCTCGGGAGTGAGTAGCAGTAGCGGCGGCAGTTCCGGTCAACCCACACCCATTGCACTTGTACCCAACGTAATCGACTCTCTCTCTAGATTCTCCTCGTCTCAG AACACAACAGCAAGTTCCAAAAATCCCACAGCAAAATTATTAAGTCAACCAAGTATATCTATAACACCATTACCGCGTACAACATCTCAAACCTCTATTCCTGGTTCTGGAACATCATCAAAGTCTGGTGGAAAAACCACATTTGTTATATGTGAAATCTGCGATGGTTATATCAAG GATTTGGAGCAATTGCGGAATCATATGCAATGGATTCACAAAGTAAAAATACATCCAAAGATGATTTACAATAGACCTCCATTGAATTGCCAAAAATGTCAGTTCCGATTTTTCACAGATCAG GGTCTCGAAAGACATTTACTTGGCTCCCATGGTTTGGTTACATCTAGCATGCAGGAAGCTGCAAACAGAGGAAAAGATGCAGGTCGTTGTCCCGCTTGCGGCAGG GTATATCAATGGAAATTACTAAATCATGTTGCGCGAGATCATGGAATGACATTAAAACCAGCGCATCTATCTTATAAATGTACAGTTTGCACTGCCACGTTTGGAATGTATAAGCAGTTTGAGAATCACGTATACTCAGCACATAGTGTCGTAGCTAAAAGAGTAATGGATAAGAAGAATACACCTTCATCTCCATCGTCCAGATCCAATGACTCCCTTCTAAAACCATTGAAGATCAATGATGAGATCACGATTATTCCACAACCAGCAAAACCTACAACCAGGTCGGGTACATCTCAAGGCAGAGGAAAATAG
- the LOC143428908 gene encoding uncharacterized protein KIAA1143 homolog, translating to MSRKKHNVSYIKPNEPKFLRELKEQIGYKEGPTIETKREVLPQVSDNDEEEREEEKPVVVVLNSQHLTAEEADAYKKGKEEEEANGPADLSKKIIFRKNKITKGESDALDKPMKKKIKKMKKERVVLSFNNDDDVDDDNDYL from the exons ATGTCAAGGAAGAAACATAATGTGTCATATATTAAACCAAACGAGCCCAAATTTTTGCGTGAACTAAAAGAACAAATTGGATATAAAGAAGGACCTACAATAGAAACAAAG AGAGAAGTATTACCGCAAGTTTCAGATAATGATGAAGAAGAACGCGAAGAGGAAAAACCTGTTGTAGTTGTATTAAATTCTCAACATTTGACTGCAGAAGAGGCAGATGCTTATAAGAAAGGAAAGGAGGAAG AAGAAGCTAATGGCCCGGCAGATTTATCTAAGAAAATTATATTCAGgaaaaataaaataacaaaaGGTGAATCTGATGCATTAGACAAGCCAATGAaaaaaaagattaaaaaaatgaaaaaggaaAGGGTTGTGCTATCTTTTAACAATGATGATGATGTTGATGATGATAATGATTATCTGTAA